One window of the Benincasa hispida cultivar B227 chromosome 3, ASM972705v1, whole genome shotgun sequence genome contains the following:
- the LOC120073405 gene encoding pentatricopeptide repeat-containing protein At1g09220, mitochondrial-like isoform X1: MKTLQSCGNGTGQWFQIQSMRSLWKGCKFLSSQTFSAFENLQFLSFSSSLPIKSISPSAASNSLRRSPPLLISQVIKYATTHKATQRIRSFIITSGLLLNATTNFILLCNTLLHCYPLYQPLRRFPHIPPAYDTFAYSFLLHSCADLELAGPGLQLHTLTLKLGFPSHVYVQTAILRMYAASGFLLDALKVFDEMPDRSSVTWNVLITGLVKLGELGRARAVFDQMPIRNVVSWTAIIDGYTRLNRHEEAVGLFWTMVAHYGVEPTEITLLTIFPSISNLGGLKICQSVHAYAEKKGFKVSDIRIANSLIDCYAKCGCIFSASRVFEEMSAERKNLVSWTSIISGFTMHGMGKEAMESFEIMKKEGHDPNRVTFLSILSACSHGGLVKEGLEFFQKMVDEYQIEPDIMHYGSLIDMLGRAGRLEEAEKIALEIPMEITNVVIWRTLLGACSFHGNVSIAERVTQRLLNMEGAYGGDYVLMSNIFAAAGKYGDAEKWRRLMDSSNFSKIPGESLV; encoded by the coding sequence atgaaaactttaCAATCATGTGGGAATGGGACAGGTCAGTGGTTTCAGATCCAAAGTATGCGGAGCTTATGGAAGGGATGCAAGTTCCTCTCCTCTCAAACTTTCTCAGCGTTTGAAAATCTTCAATTCCTTTCATTCTCTTCATCTCTTCCAATCAAATCAATCTCTCCCTCCGCCGCATCCAACTCTCTCCGCCGCTCGCCGCCGCTCTTAATCTCTCAGGTAATTAAATACGCCACCACCCACAAAGCCACCCAACGAATTCGCTCTTTCATCATCACTTCCGGCTTACTTCTCAACGCCACCACCAATTTCATCCTTCTCTGCAACACATTACTCCATTGCTACCCTCTCTACCAACCCCTCCGCCGCTTTCCTCACATTCCCCCCGCCTACGATACTTTCGCCTATTCCTTCCTCCTCCATTCTTGCGCCGATTTGGAGCTCGCCGGACCTGGGCTTCAACTCCACACTCTTACTCTCAAGCTAGGCTTTCCTTCCCATGTTTATGTTCAAACTGCAATTCTACGTATGTATGCCGCTTCTGGGTTTTTGCTTGATGCTCTGAAGGTGTTCGACGAAATGCCTGACCGAAGCTCTGTCACTTGGAATGTGTTGATTACTGGTTTGGTTAAGTTGGGTGAGCTTGGACGGGCTCGTGCTGTTTTTGATCAGATGCCGATTCGGAATGTTGTGTCTTGGACTGCTATAATCGATGGATATACTCGTCTAAATAGGCATGAGGAAGCTGTGGGTTTATTTTGGACAATGGTGGCTCATTATGGTGTGGAGCCTACTGAAATAACGCTTTTAACTATTTTCCCTTCCATTTCAAATCTTGGGGGTCTTAAGATTTGTCAATCTGTACATGCTTATGCAGAGAAGAAAGGGTTTAAGGTATCTGATATACGCATTGCTAACTCATTGATTGATTGTTATGCGAAATGTGGTTGTATTTTTAGTGCATCAAGGGTGTTTGAAGAAATGTCAGCTGAAAGGAAGAATTTGGTATCTTGGACGTCGATAATCTCAGGATTCACAATGCATGGAATGGGAAAAGAAGCTATGGAGAGTTTTGAAATTATGAAGAAAGAAGGCCATGATCCGAACCGGGTCACGTTCTTGAGCATTTTAAGTGCTTGCAGCCATGGAGGACTGGTTAAGGAAGGTCTAGAGTTTTTTCAAAAGATGGTTGATGAGTATCAGATTGAGCCAGATATAATGCACTATGGGAGTTTAATAGACATGTTGGGAAGAGCAGGGAGGCTTGAAGAAGCTGAAAAGATAGCTTTGGAGATACCTATGGAGATTACCAATGTCGTTATTTGGAGGACGCTTTTAGGTGCCTGTAGTTTTCATGGTAATGTATCGATTGCTGAGAGGGTAACACAGAGGCTATTGAACATGGAGGGAGCATATGGGGGTGATTATGTGCTCATGTCTAACATTTTTGCTGCAGCTGGAAAATATGGAGATGCTGAGAAATGGAGAAGATTGATGGATTCTAGCAATTTCTCCAAAATTCCAGGAGAAAGCCTTGTCTAA
- the LOC120073405 gene encoding pentatricopeptide repeat-containing protein At1g09220, mitochondrial-like isoform X2, with product MKTLQSCGNGTGQWFQIQSMRSLWKGCKFLSSQTFSAFENLQFLSFSSSLPIKSISPSAASNSLRRSPPLLISQVIKYATTHKATQRIRSFIITSGLLLNATTNFILLCNTLLHCYPLYQPLRRFPHIPPAYDTFAYSFLLHSCADLELAGPGLQLHTLTLKLGFPSHVYVQTAILRMYAASGFLLDALKVFDEMPDRSSVTWNVLITGLVKLGELGRARAVFDQMPIRNVVSWTAIIDGYTRLNRHEEAVGLFWTMVAHYGVEPTEITLLTIFPSISNLGGLKICQSVHAYAEKKGFKVSDIRIANSLIDCYAKCGCIFSASRVFEEMSAERKNLVSWTSIISGFTMHGMGKEAMESFEIMKKEGHDPNRVTFLSILSACSHGGLVKEGLEFFQKMVDEYQIEPDIMHYGSLIDMLGRAGRLEEAEKIALEIPMEITNVVIWRTLLGACSFHAGKYGDAEKWRRLMDSSNFSKIPGESLV from the exons atgaaaactttaCAATCATGTGGGAATGGGACAGGTCAGTGGTTTCAGATCCAAAGTATGCGGAGCTTATGGAAGGGATGCAAGTTCCTCTCCTCTCAAACTTTCTCAGCGTTTGAAAATCTTCAATTCCTTTCATTCTCTTCATCTCTTCCAATCAAATCAATCTCTCCCTCCGCCGCATCCAACTCTCTCCGCCGCTCGCCGCCGCTCTTAATCTCTCAGGTAATTAAATACGCCACCACCCACAAAGCCACCCAACGAATTCGCTCTTTCATCATCACTTCCGGCTTACTTCTCAACGCCACCACCAATTTCATCCTTCTCTGCAACACATTACTCCATTGCTACCCTCTCTACCAACCCCTCCGCCGCTTTCCTCACATTCCCCCCGCCTACGATACTTTCGCCTATTCCTTCCTCCTCCATTCTTGCGCCGATTTGGAGCTCGCCGGACCTGGGCTTCAACTCCACACTCTTACTCTCAAGCTAGGCTTTCCTTCCCATGTTTATGTTCAAACTGCAATTCTACGTATGTATGCCGCTTCTGGGTTTTTGCTTGATGCTCTGAAGGTGTTCGACGAAATGCCTGACCGAAGCTCTGTCACTTGGAATGTGTTGATTACTGGTTTGGTTAAGTTGGGTGAGCTTGGACGGGCTCGTGCTGTTTTTGATCAGATGCCGATTCGGAATGTTGTGTCTTGGACTGCTATAATCGATGGATATACTCGTCTAAATAGGCATGAGGAAGCTGTGGGTTTATTTTGGACAATGGTGGCTCATTATGGTGTGGAGCCTACTGAAATAACGCTTTTAACTATTTTCCCTTCCATTTCAAATCTTGGGGGTCTTAAGATTTGTCAATCTGTACATGCTTATGCAGAGAAGAAAGGGTTTAAGGTATCTGATATACGCATTGCTAACTCATTGATTGATTGTTATGCGAAATGTGGTTGTATTTTTAGTGCATCAAGGGTGTTTGAAGAAATGTCAGCTGAAAGGAAGAATTTGGTATCTTGGACGTCGATAATCTCAGGATTCACAATGCATGGAATGGGAAAAGAAGCTATGGAGAGTTTTGAAATTATGAAGAAAGAAGGCCATGATCCGAACCGGGTCACGTTCTTGAGCATTTTAAGTGCTTGCAGCCATGGAGGACTGGTTAAGGAAGGTCTAGAGTTTTTTCAAAAGATGGTTGATGAGTATCAGATTGAGCCAGATATAATGCACTATGGGAGTTTAATAGACATGTTGGGAAGAGCAGGGAGGCTTGAAGAAGCTGAAAAGATAGCTTTGGAGATACCTATGGAGATTACCAATGTCGTTATTTGGAGGACGCTTTTAGGTGCCTGTAGTTTTCATG CTGGAAAATATGGAGATGCTGAGAAATGGAGAAGATTGATGGATTCTAGCAATTTCTCCAAAATTCCAGGAGAAAGCCTTGTCTAA